A segment of the Desulfitobacterium dehalogenans ATCC 51507 genome:
CTGTCATTGCTATGGTAAAAGGCTATGCCATAGGTGGAGGCATGAGTCTGGCCATGGCTTGCGATATTGTTTTTGCGTCGGAAGACGCCAAATTCAGCTCTAATTTCCTCAAGGTAGGGATTACACCGGAAATGGGTGCTATGCTCTTGATGCCCTTGATGATGGGTGCTCAAAGAGCAAAAGAATTATGGTTTACGGGAAGAGTTATTGATGCGGCGGAAGCCAAGGAGTTGGGATTTGTTAACCGAGTCTGTTCTTCGGAAGAAATTGAAAGCGCTACCCGGGATTTTGCCACAGACTTAGCCCAAATGCCTGCTCTTCCGGTGAGAATCACCAAACGAATTACCAATTCAACCCTGTTTAATTTATTGAACTCTGTGCTGGAAGCGGAACTGCAATCGACTCCTTTCTGTACCCAGACAGAAGAGCATAAGGCTTTAATTGAAGCGTTTAAAAACCGGAAAAAATAGAAGTAAGTAATACATGCTGGGAGGAAGCAATATGACCAATGAACAGCTGAGCCGGAAATCTCCGTGGTTTTCATATCTGGGGTTATTATTGGGAACTTTCACCATGATCGAGGCAATGGCCTTTCAAATTCCCGCTTTGCCGGTGCTGACGAAGGAATTTGGAGTCCCGGTAGCCACAGCAGCCTTGATCAGTCTATGCTATTATCTGACGGCTACCGTGTGCGGCCCTGTCTTTGGCAATATTGCCGATCAGATAGGCCGCAAACGCATTGCCATGATCGGTATGATTATTTTTGCTATAAGTGAATTTATGGCTGCTTTTGCCACAAACTATCCCTTTTTCTTATTGGCCAGATTGTGTCAGGGAATTGGCGTGGCTGCTGTTCTCCCTGCCGGCCTTTCCTATGCCAGCTATTTATTTCCGCCCAACAAGCGGGGAATAGCGGTTGGAGTGTATACTGCCGTCGGGACCTTTGCTTCAGCGATGGGTGGTTTTTTAGGCGGGATTTTGATTGCGAAATTCGGCTGGCAATCTCTTTATATTATAAGCGGCGTCTTAGCAGTCCTGGGCATTGCGCTGGTGCATATAACGGTTCCCGAGACTCCCACTGCGGAGAGAAAGCCCTTTGATTATATCGGTTCGATCTTGCTTCTGCTTACCATAGGAACTTGGTTATCCCTTTCCGTACTGGTTGCCAATTTTGGCTGGGTATCACCCTATACCCTGGGTATGCTGGGTTTAGCCATTGTTTTTGCCATAAGTTTCTGGAATGTGGAGAAAAGAACCAGTCACCCCTTTATGGACTTATCCATCCTTAAAAACCGCTACTTTGCCGCACCGATCCTGCTCTATTTCTTTATTGCTCTCTGCTCCCAGGGCTCCGTATTTACTAACTCCTACTTCGTTACAGCCAAACCGGGCTTAGGCACTGCCTATGTAGGCATTATGACGGGATCGATTTATCTTGCCGGAGCGGCAACATCGCTGCTCAGCGGCAAGTTGATTGATTCGTTTAAAATTAAAACGGTCTTGCTGATAGGAATGGGAACCTTTATCGCCGGTACGTTGCTTTATTCCCAGTACACAGTGGATACACCGTTTTGGTATATTGTACTGACTTTGGTGTTTATGTCCGGTTCTTTGTTGTTTATTGCCCCCGCCTGCATGAAAATGTCCATGTCCGCTGTTCCGTCGGAAAAGCTTGGCAGCGGCTCAGGAACTTATATTATGATTCGCGATTTGGGAAGTCCCACCGGACAAACGACCATGCTGGCTGCCTTTGGAGCGATTTCTGCCTCCTCCCTGGCGACAGAGATAGCTGCTGAGGCTCAGAATTCAGGAGTAAGCGAAGACATGATACCTGCCGTGGTGGAAGCGGGAAAAACAGCCGGCAAAGT
Coding sequences within it:
- a CDS encoding enoyl-CoA hydratase/isomerase family protein — encoded protein: MSETLLWEKQNDGIAYVIINKPERRNAMDADLMVKMVQVLDQLDQDKDVRVIILKGQGDHFSSGGDLKAGVGGEPTVENSRAALQKFVFAVRKIQEMEKPVIAMVKGYAIGGGMSLAMACDIVFASEDAKFSSNFLKVGITPEMGAMLLMPLMMGAQRAKELWFTGRVIDAAEAKELGFVNRVCSSEEIESATRDFATDLAQMPALPVRITKRITNSTLFNLLNSVLEAELQSTPFCTQTEEHKALIEAFKNRKK
- a CDS encoding MFS transporter produces the protein MTNEQLSRKSPWFSYLGLLLGTFTMIEAMAFQIPALPVLTKEFGVPVATAALISLCYYLTATVCGPVFGNIADQIGRKRIAMIGMIIFAISEFMAAFATNYPFFLLARLCQGIGVAAVLPAGLSYASYLFPPNKRGIAVGVYTAVGTFASAMGGFLGGILIAKFGWQSLYIISGVLAVLGIALVHITVPETPTAERKPFDYIGSILLLLTIGTWLSLSVLVANFGWVSPYTLGMLGLAIVFAISFWNVEKRTSHPFMDLSILKNRYFAAPILLYFFIALCSQGSVFTNSYFVTAKPGLGTAYVGIMTGSIYLAGAATSLLSGKLIDSFKIKTVLLIGMGTFIAGTLLYSQYTVDTPFWYIVLTLVFMSGSLLFIAPACMKMSMSAVPSEKLGSGSGTYIMIRDLGSPTGQTTMLAAFGAISASSLATEIAAEAQNSGVSEDMIPAVVEAGKTAGKVIDPTLADHLAKIGVSFQDLYAKANFDGMVIAVNQMSTIIIAIAVAAFIVAVFALPNTNGSPSGLDHRSK